From one Musa acuminata AAA Group cultivar baxijiao chromosome BXJ2-6, Cavendish_Baxijiao_AAA, whole genome shotgun sequence genomic stretch:
- the LOC135614278 gene encoding uncharacterized protein LOC135614278 has protein sequence MATSSRRSSGPVLPFRRSISPGGGGTASAFASSSSSFTAHSAASFFHHHQHHRSASPTRVHFVGAAHPPTPSVRLSFDRSTSPGRSLAAPDKRSVAPAAATARRTCLCSPSTHPGSFRCSLHKGLNLHHHGHVAAASPSNRLNARRSAMTNSLVRIGAVEGEWVKRALAALIRPSSHQQRRRAGFQPRPSRLSRMSKADDL, from the coding sequence atggcgacGTCTTCAAGAAGATCTAGCGGGCCGGTGCTCCCTTTCCGGCGATCGATCTCGCCCGGAGGAGGCGGTACTGCCTCCgccttcgcctcctcctcctccagtttCACCGCTCACTCTGCAGCCTCCTTCTTCCACCACCATCAACACCACCGATCCGCCTCCCCCACCCGTGTCCACTTCGTCGGCGCTGCTCATCCCCCAACCCCCTCCGTCCGTCTGTCCTTCGACCGGTCCACCTCCCCTGGCCGCTCCCTAGCCGCCCCCGACAAGCGATCCGTAGCCCCTGCCGCCGCTACCGCCCGCCGCACCTGTCTCTGCTCCCCCAGCACGCACCCTGGATCCTTCCGCTGCAGCCTCCACAAAGGCCTCAACCTGCACCACCACGGCCACGTCGCCGCCGCTTCGCCGTCCAATAGGCTCAACGCTCGACGGTCCGCTATGACTAACTCGCTGGTCCGGATCGGGGCCGTGGAGGGCGAGTGGGTAAAGCGTGCCCTCGCTGCTCTCATCCGCCCCTCCTCCCACCAGCAGCGGCGGCGGGCAGGGTTCCAACCCCGCCCCAGCCGCCTCTCCCGGATGTCCAAGGCCGACGATCTCTGA